The following are encoded together in the Anaerostipes caccae L1-92 genome:
- a CDS encoding DUF4314 domain-containing protein — protein MRFPSKEIVAKVLQEYPVGCRVELTHMDDVQAPPIGTKGTVIGVDDTASIMVAWDNGSGLNVVYGEDRCRRIEE, from the coding sequence ATGAGATTTCCGAGTAAAGAGATTGTGGCAAAGGTACTTCAAGAATATCCGGTCGGTTGCCGAGTAGAACTTACCCATATGGATGATGTGCAGGCACCACCGATTGGAACAAAAGGAACAGTTATTGGTGTTGATGATACAGCAAGCATTATGGTCGCTTGGGATAACGGTTCCGGCTTGAATGTGGTTTATGGAGAAGACAGATGCAGAAGGATTGAGGAATAA
- a CDS encoding DUF5049 domain-containing protein, giving the protein MDKKIKEQILYIRSTGLTNMFDVPMVQRLANEYGFYELVVFLEDNRADYVHFILYGDD; this is encoded by the coding sequence ATGGATAAGAAGATAAAAGAACAGATTTTATATATCAGATCCACCGGCCTTACCAATATGTTTGATGTTCCTATGGTGCAGAGACTTGCGAATGAATATGGTTTCTATGAACTTGTGGTATTTCTGGAAGATAATCGTGCGGATTATGTCCATTTTATCCTTTACGGTGATGACTAA
- a CDS encoding DUF7678 domain-containing protein, which produces MWKEGTIGIPKKDGGYKSVKYWVKHFEEPSEDYGINGGKISKLSLKMDGVWIANYDRGWDIKPTCEEAELALCILLNDFN; this is translated from the coding sequence ATGTGGAAAGAAGGAACAATCGGAATTCCTAAGAAGGACGGCGGATACAAGAGCGTCAAATACTGGGTGAAACATTTTGAAGAGCCTAGCGAAGACTACGGCATCAACGGTGGCAAGATTTCAAAACTCAGCCTTAAGATGGATGGCGTGTGGATTGCCAACTACGACAGAGGATGGGATATCAAGCCGACCTGCGAAGAAGCAGAACTTGCCCTTTGCATTTTGCTGAACGATTTTAATTAA